The following coding sequences lie in one Mycobacterium gordonae genomic window:
- a CDS encoding peptidoglycan recognition protein family protein, protein MSATLLCRDAWGARPARPGGTPQTITRMTLHHAAVMLGDNRNAPARFRADQRYHQDSLGWIDIAYHFGVDGKGNIYQLRSPEIAGDTATDYNTIGHFLVICEGDFDREAVPEEQIRGAAQVFAWAAGTYKLATSTLAGHRDIAQTSCPGKNLYAYLSSGELKRRIDELLAAGGVDLQPLCGSEGAAKVAAIEAGN, encoded by the coding sequence ATTTCGGCGACGCTGTTATGCCGCGACGCATGGGGTGCCCGTCCCGCCCGTCCCGGTGGGACGCCCCAAACGATCACCCGCATGACGCTGCACCACGCGGCCGTCATGCTGGGCGACAACCGCAACGCTCCGGCCCGCTTCCGCGCAGACCAGCGTTACCACCAGGACAGTCTGGGTTGGATAGACATTGCCTATCACTTCGGGGTGGACGGCAAGGGCAACATCTACCAGCTGCGCAGTCCCGAGATCGCCGGCGACACGGCCACGGACTACAACACGATCGGCCACTTCCTCGTCATCTGCGAAGGCGACTTCGACCGAGAAGCCGTACCCGAAGAGCAAATTCGCGGCGCAGCACAGGTATTCGCTTGGGCCGCTGGCACTTACAAACTTGCGACCAGCACGTTAGCGGGCCACCGTGATATCGCCCAGACCTCGTGCCCTGGCAAGAATCTCTATGCCTACCTTTCCTCGGGCGAACTCAAGCGCCGCATCGACGAGCTACTGGCCGCCGGCGGAGTGGACCTTCAGCCGTTGTGCGGATCCGAAGGGGCGGCGAAGGTGGCGGCCATCGAAGCCGGTAACTGA
- a CDS encoding peptidoglycan-binding protein, giving the protein MANDANGQWMGLGVGDVDNPDTPRDAPNWNAIRLLTAKLHDKYQWARDLGVVAQPNYDELVARAVEQFCQRTGLPISRDPNGRVVANLAVRQRLGSYPAPGADDRVRSGSARVLPIMFTVEGHKSDMFYGPVADTATQLEGEGLCRHQPIGYHNAAFPFDNASGENELARLVGATVMDNGVPFPAGTKWVLGIFSQGAIVGFDFWMDHLAPGKPLEWREADLLGVLAYGNPCRQTDSIAPWATGWLKKTGTHGLDPYRRFGLPGFPVKPDNWMDVYREGDIFAENGDNDASKAKAAVYQAVARGDFFSDPMSLAFQISTLFSRPEREIYAIIEAIISGVVFLKDKPNPHYSPYDISGGVSWVRSLLTGRPAVPAPATPATA; this is encoded by the coding sequence ATGGCGAATGACGCGAACGGGCAGTGGATGGGTCTGGGCGTCGGCGACGTCGACAACCCGGACACCCCGCGCGATGCCCCGAACTGGAATGCGATCAGGCTGCTGACGGCCAAGCTGCACGACAAGTATCAGTGGGCGCGGGACTTGGGAGTGGTGGCCCAGCCGAACTACGACGAACTGGTGGCTCGCGCCGTCGAGCAGTTCTGCCAGCGAACCGGGTTACCGATCAGCCGCGACCCGAATGGGCGAGTGGTGGCCAATCTCGCTGTCCGCCAACGGCTCGGCAGTTACCCGGCGCCCGGCGCCGACGACCGGGTGCGCTCCGGATCGGCGCGGGTCCTGCCGATCATGTTCACTGTCGAAGGCCACAAATCGGACATGTTCTACGGGCCGGTGGCCGACACGGCCACCCAGCTGGAGGGGGAGGGGCTCTGCCGCCATCAGCCGATCGGCTACCACAACGCGGCCTTCCCGTTCGACAACGCCAGCGGCGAGAACGAGCTGGCCCGCCTGGTGGGCGCGACCGTGATGGACAACGGGGTGCCGTTCCCCGCCGGCACCAAGTGGGTGCTCGGCATCTTCAGTCAGGGCGCGATCGTCGGGTTCGACTTCTGGATGGACCACCTCGCCCCGGGCAAGCCGCTGGAGTGGCGCGAGGCGGATCTGCTCGGCGTGCTGGCCTACGGCAACCCGTGCCGTCAGACCGACAGCATCGCCCCCTGGGCAACCGGATGGCTCAAGAAGACGGGAACACATGGCCTGGACCCCTACCGGCGCTTCGGCCTACCGGGATTCCCGGTGAAGCCGGACAATTGGATGGACGTCTACCGCGAGGGCGACATCTTCGCCGAGAACGGTGACAACGACGCCAGCAAGGCCAAGGCGGCGGTCTACCAGGCCGTCGCGCGTGGCGACTTCTTCTCCGACCCGATGTCGTTGGCGTTCCAGATCAGCACGCTGTTCAGTAGGCCGGAAAGGGAGATTTACGCGATCATCGAGGCGATCATCTCGGGCGTCGTGTTTCTGAAGGACAAGCCGAACCCGCACTACTCGCCATACGACATCAGCGGCGGGGTGAGCTGGGTGCGGAGTCTGCTCACCGGCCGCCCGGCCGTGCCGGCACCCGCCACTCCGGCCACCGCGTGA
- a CDS encoding triacylglycerol lipase LipY, which produces MSYVVAFTDLMSAAATDVSSIGSAVATANQGVAAVTTAVLAAAEDEVSAAIAALFSAHGEGYQVLSAQVAAYQERFTQALAGAAGAYASAEAASAAPLAAFEQVVLGVQQIPTNLAAGFASLTSIQGSPLLALIASDAPPLSWFLGNSPPPLLNALLGQTVEFTSYDGMRVVQITPANPTGEYVVALHGGAFIFPASFFHWINYSVTAYQTGATFEVPIYPLLQEGGTAPWVVPRTAGLISSLITQHGAQNVSVVGDSAGGNLALSSVQYLVSHGNPVPASMVLISPWLDVGAGGLGAVWAGGLSTTNPMVSPLYGSLAGLPPTYVYSGALDPLVQQAAVLQQAAIAQGAPVSFILNQTGIHDFILLTPSGLPYWPDINRQLGIVA; this is translated from the coding sequence GTGTCGTATGTTGTTGCGTTTACCGACCTGATGTCCGCCGCGGCCACCGACGTGTCTTCGATCGGTTCGGCGGTCGCGACCGCAAATCAAGGCGTGGCAGCCGTAACCACTGCGGTACTGGCGGCGGCCGAGGACGAGGTGTCGGCGGCGATCGCCGCCCTGTTCAGCGCGCACGGCGAGGGCTATCAGGTACTCAGCGCACAGGTGGCCGCCTATCAAGAGCGGTTCACACAGGCGCTGGCGGGCGCGGCCGGGGCTTACGCCTCCGCTGAGGCCGCGAGCGCCGCGCCGTTGGCGGCCTTCGAGCAGGTGGTGCTCGGCGTACAGCAGATCCCGACGAACCTGGCTGCCGGATTCGCATCGCTAACGTCGATCCAGGGGTCTCCGCTACTAGCGCTGATCGCCAGCGACGCTCCGCCGCTGTCGTGGTTTCTCGGCAACTCTCCGCCACCGCTGCTGAACGCACTGCTGGGTCAGACGGTCGAGTTCACCTCGTATGACGGGATGCGGGTCGTACAGATCACACCGGCCAATCCGACCGGCGAGTACGTCGTCGCCCTGCATGGCGGTGCGTTCATTTTCCCCGCGTCGTTCTTCCACTGGATCAATTACTCGGTCACGGCCTACCAGACCGGTGCGACCTTCGAGGTGCCGATCTACCCGCTGCTGCAGGAGGGCGGTACCGCCCCCTGGGTAGTGCCCCGCACGGCGGGCCTGATCTCCTCGCTAATCACCCAACACGGCGCGCAGAACGTCAGCGTCGTCGGTGACTCCGCGGGCGGCAACCTCGCACTGTCGTCCGTTCAGTACCTGGTCAGCCACGGCAACCCGGTACCGGCGTCAATGGTGCTGATTTCGCCGTGGCTGGACGTCGGGGCCGGCGGTCTCGGCGCGGTCTGGGCGGGCGGTCTTTCCACGACCAACCCGATGGTGAGTCCCTTGTACGGGTCACTTGCCGGGCTTCCGCCGACGTACGTCTACTCCGGTGCGTTGGATCCGCTCGTGCAGCAAGCGGCCGTCCTTCAGCAGGCCGCCATCGCTCAAGGGGCCCCGGTCAGCTTCATACTGAACCAGACCGGGATTCACGACTTCATCCTGCTCACGCCGAGCGGTTTGCCCTATTGGCCGGACATCAACCGGCAACTCGGCATCGTGGCCTGA
- a CDS encoding triacylglycerol lipase LipY, with amino-acid sequence MTAMLAIQETFFVAAQNIASIGSAVAGANEGVVNAIVEVGPASEDEVSAAVAALFSAHGQSYRDASAAVASFHDRFVQTLNDAHTAYAAAEVENFALLDKVDFVFSNVRQTSSAVAGEIDRLGTMLVTEIVGAPAAPPFQAIQDGTFTGTPALPTRLELASLYPVKPLLDLSGMETRLIAPGSPFLTLLASDVPPLSWVIGNSPPPLLNLLLNQTVQQTTSHGITVVQITPAHPTGEYVIGIHGGAFVLPPSFLHWIHYSVMSYQTGAIVQVPIYPLLQEGGTAALVVPAMAGFISEQIGLHGAANVSVIGDSSGGNIALAAVQYMVGHGEPAPSSMVLLSPWLDAGMTNPNIAFVQDPIVPIRSPQLLGQWWAGNLPVNDPLVSPLYGPMNGLPQTYVYSGNLDSLAPDVFRLQDAARAANAPVDFVLANGQIHDWIILTIDGPRYWQQINQELGIVR; translated from the coding sequence ATGACGGCAATGCTTGCGATTCAGGAAACGTTTTTTGTCGCGGCGCAGAACATTGCTTCGATCGGTTCGGCGGTTGCCGGTGCAAACGAGGGCGTGGTGAATGCCATCGTTGAGGTAGGGCCCGCTTCCGAAGACGAGGTGTCGGCGGCTGTCGCTGCGTTGTTCTCGGCTCACGGGCAGAGCTATCGCGACGCCAGCGCAGCGGTGGCATCGTTCCACGACCGGTTCGTCCAAACGCTGAACGACGCGCATACTGCGTATGCCGCCGCCGAGGTGGAAAACTTTGCGCTGTTAGACAAGGTCGATTTCGTCTTTTCGAATGTTCGGCAGACCTCGTCGGCGGTAGCCGGCGAAATCGACCGGCTGGGCACCATGCTTGTCACCGAGATCGTCGGGGCGCCGGCCGCACCGCCGTTCCAGGCGATCCAGGATGGGACCTTTACCGGCACGCCGGCACTGCCCACACGATTGGAACTTGCTTCGCTGTACCCGGTGAAACCCCTGCTGGACTTGTCCGGAATGGAAACTCGGTTGATAGCACCGGGTTCTCCATTTCTTACGTTGCTGGCCAGCGATGTCCCGCCGCTGTCCTGGGTAATTGGAAATTCCCCACCGCCGCTGCTAAATTTGCTGCTGAATCAAACTGTCCAGCAGACTACGTCCCACGGGATCACAGTCGTGCAGATTACGCCAGCCCATCCGACGGGCGAATACGTAATTGGTATTCACGGTGGTGCCTTTGTCTTGCCGCCTTCGTTCCTGCATTGGATTCATTACTCGGTGATGTCATACCAGACCGGCGCAATCGTGCAAGTGCCGATTTACCCGTTGCTGCAGGAGGGTGGGACCGCAGCCTTGGTGGTACCGGCGATGGCCGGCTTCATCTCTGAGCAGATCGGTCTGCACGGAGCCGCCAACGTGAGCGTGATCGGCGACTCTTCGGGCGGCAACATCGCGCTAGCGGCGGTCCAATACATGGTCGGCCATGGTGAACCCGCACCATCGTCCATGGTCTTGCTCTCGCCATGGTTAGACGCTGGGATGACCAATCCGAATATTGCGTTCGTCCAGGATCCGATAGTCCCGATCCGGTCGCCGCAATTGCTCGGCCAGTGGTGGGCTGGCAACCTGCCCGTCAACGACCCCTTAGTGAGTCCACTGTATGGACCTATGAACGGATTGCCGCAGACGTATGTCTACTCAGGCAACCTGGATTCACTCGCACCCGATGTGTTCCGGCTTCAGGATGCCGCTAGAGCGGCCAATGCTCCGGTCGACTTTGTCCTGGCCAACGGCCAGATACATGACTGGATAATCCTGACTATCGATGGGCCGCGCTACTGGCAGCAGATCAACCAGGAGCTCGGAATCGTCCGCTGA
- a CDS encoding glycoside hydrolase domain-containing protein, with protein MASIPAAARKSSRQLSIAKSSKVKYHPLAPGTYTGQSSGYRIEDRPEHRGVDIAADHGTPIYAPADGFFVRVGINDDLRGFGSWLWIDAQQEWGLDFVLGHMPPSSLVNPDTGQPRKTNERVRAGQQIAVVGSEGASSGPHLHFETWGPPGREGGQDRDPNEVWLKDAVDPRKAPKAQAAQPGTSLVGQVLVDYSAGVPSAEQIRAAGYAGAVRYVSDPREGWMHGKPLRKQEADDLRAHGLAVVSNYQFGKAANADWKGGAAQGYKDAERGQRLHADAGGPDTAPIYVSIDACPSEEEWNTQCRPYLLAWQERLGRDRTGVYCNFPCIEWAIRDGIGTYFWMHDWDEGYSGGRVHPAAHLHQFEIDKQHVGGVGVDRNRILREDFGQWDLGREDAAAQQESGRWTVLKQLGSLTRQSDADAVAEVIVSEGLRRRYNSDEVIACLATAIQESSLHPDAVGGGGAWHGVYQQDESYPRRDDPNENIRAFLDRLDEKRCSPGASPDIWKNVFWLQQRPGESSADDAYNDPDARRDYLTEIRSRMARAGELFERFTAIRGGREVAYTGDPVWLEDVLREVLGDRLVVHEGWQDRGTGCGENGSSSMGPIWGVMIHHTGNVKEQWEAIRDGVMQPSGWLEGPLAQGLITSDGTFHLVAVGPCNHAGPGCYPGIPHGCGNTRLIGFECAWQPGAHHAGNETWPSAQIITMRDASAAVLKKLGYDSRHVIGHKEWAGADNPLGINAQGKPDPGDMDMTWFRGEVDKAMLGVFEKFEHQESEIGEDKNPELTDHALLQQIWEQLLGPEGKGWPQLGGRTLVDALAEVLKGDVGGHLLAEAEAVTTPPALNKPLARSRRAPAKKTAARGRKAAGAGSLQDA; from the coding sequence ATGGCATCGATACCAGCCGCAGCGCGAAAATCGTCCCGCCAGTTGAGTATTGCCAAGTCCAGCAAGGTCAAGTACCACCCACTGGCGCCCGGGACTTACACCGGTCAGAGCAGCGGTTACCGCATCGAAGACCGTCCTGAGCATCGTGGCGTCGACATCGCGGCGGATCACGGCACCCCGATCTACGCACCCGCGGACGGCTTTTTCGTCCGCGTCGGAATCAATGACGATCTAAGGGGGTTCGGTTCGTGGCTGTGGATCGACGCGCAACAGGAATGGGGCTTGGACTTCGTTCTTGGCCACATGCCCCCGTCGTCGTTGGTGAATCCGGACACCGGTCAACCACGGAAGACCAACGAGCGCGTACGGGCCGGCCAGCAGATCGCGGTCGTCGGCTCCGAAGGCGCTTCCTCTGGCCCGCACCTGCACTTCGAAACCTGGGGTCCACCGGGCCGCGAAGGTGGACAGGACCGCGACCCGAACGAAGTGTGGCTCAAAGACGCGGTCGATCCCCGGAAGGCGCCGAAAGCGCAGGCGGCACAGCCTGGTACGTCACTGGTTGGCCAGGTTCTCGTCGACTACTCCGCCGGTGTTCCCAGTGCCGAGCAGATCCGGGCCGCGGGGTATGCCGGTGCGGTGCGTTACGTGTCCGATCCTCGTGAGGGCTGGATGCACGGCAAGCCGTTGCGCAAACAGGAAGCCGACGATCTGCGTGCTCACGGCCTCGCGGTGGTGTCGAACTATCAGTTCGGCAAGGCCGCCAACGCGGACTGGAAAGGCGGAGCGGCGCAAGGATACAAAGACGCCGAGCGCGGGCAGCGACTACACGCCGACGCCGGCGGGCCGGACACCGCGCCGATCTACGTGTCGATTGACGCCTGCCCCAGCGAGGAGGAGTGGAACACGCAGTGCCGCCCGTACCTGTTGGCCTGGCAGGAGCGGCTCGGCAGGGACCGGACCGGCGTCTACTGCAATTTTCCCTGCATCGAGTGGGCGATCCGCGATGGCATCGGCACGTATTTCTGGATGCACGACTGGGACGAGGGATACAGCGGGGGACGGGTCCATCCGGCCGCCCACCTGCACCAGTTCGAGATCGACAAACAACACGTCGGCGGCGTCGGCGTGGATCGCAACCGCATCCTGCGAGAAGACTTCGGTCAGTGGGATCTCGGCCGGGAGGACGCTGCGGCGCAACAGGAGTCGGGCCGCTGGACGGTCTTGAAACAACTGGGCTCGTTGACCCGCCAGTCCGATGCCGATGCCGTCGCGGAAGTCATCGTCAGCGAAGGGCTGCGGCGCCGCTACAACAGCGATGAAGTGATCGCCTGCCTGGCTACGGCGATTCAGGAGTCGTCCCTGCATCCGGACGCTGTCGGCGGCGGCGGAGCCTGGCACGGTGTCTACCAGCAGGACGAGAGCTACCCCCGCCGCGACGATCCCAACGAGAATATCCGGGCGTTTCTTGACCGCCTTGACGAAAAGCGTTGCAGCCCAGGTGCATCGCCAGACATCTGGAAAAACGTGTTCTGGCTCCAGCAGCGTCCCGGTGAAAGCTCCGCCGACGACGCCTACAACGATCCAGACGCACGCCGCGACTATCTCACCGAGATCAGAAGCCGCATGGCGCGAGCCGGCGAACTTTTCGAACGCTTCACCGCAATACGAGGAGGAAGAGAAGTGGCGTACACCGGGGACCCCGTGTGGTTGGAAGATGTTCTGCGCGAAGTGCTCGGCGACCGGTTGGTGGTCCACGAGGGCTGGCAGGACCGCGGCACCGGATGTGGCGAGAACGGCTCCAGCTCGATGGGGCCGATCTGGGGCGTGATGATCCACCACACGGGCAACGTCAAGGAACAGTGGGAGGCGATCCGCGACGGTGTGATGCAGCCTTCAGGGTGGCTGGAAGGGCCGCTCGCGCAAGGGTTGATCACATCCGACGGCACGTTCCACCTGGTGGCTGTCGGTCCATGCAATCACGCCGGCCCGGGTTGTTATCCGGGAATCCCGCACGGCTGCGGCAACACTCGGCTGATCGGCTTCGAGTGCGCCTGGCAACCCGGGGCGCACCATGCCGGCAACGAGACGTGGCCGTCCGCCCAGATCATCACCATGCGCGACGCGAGCGCGGCGGTGCTCAAGAAACTGGGGTACGACTCTCGTCACGTCATCGGGCACAAGGAGTGGGCCGGTGCGGATAACCCACTCGGCATCAACGCCCAGGGCAAGCCGGACCCCGGTGACATGGACATGACGTGGTTCCGCGGCGAGGTGGACAAGGCGATGCTCGGTGTGTTCGAGAAATTCGAGCACCAGGAATCCGAGATAGGGGAGGACAAGAATCCGGAGCTTACCGATCACGCTCTGCTGCAGCAGATTTGGGAGCAGTTGCTGGGACCCGAGGGAAAGGGCTGGCCGCAGCTCGGCGGCAGGACTCTGGTCGATGCGCTGGCGGAGGTCCTGAAAGGTGACGTCGGCGGCCACCTCCTTGCCGAAGCGGAGGCTGTCACTACCCCGCCCGCGTTGAACAAGCCGCTGGCGCGCTCGCGTCGGGCCCCAGCCAAGAAGACCGCTGCCCGTGGCCGCAAGGCCGCTGGCGCAGGGTCGCTGCAGGACGCTTAG
- a CDS encoding PE family protein, with translation MQVAPESLITASRELAAIGSELDFAHLKAAAPTTDIASAASDEVSTAIAGVFGLHAEEFQKVSARAAAFHDQFTQTLSNGANAYASAEASSAAVLSSVALAAPAADDNPWTFLVQLGALILTPPIFLALLGFASTLLATYWAAMLFSNIVLGNA, from the coding sequence ATGCAGGTTGCGCCGGAAAGTCTCATCACCGCGTCACGCGAGCTGGCAGCCATCGGATCGGAACTGGATTTCGCCCATCTGAAAGCCGCGGCGCCGACGACCGACATCGCCAGCGCTGCAAGCGATGAGGTGTCCACGGCGATCGCGGGCGTGTTCGGCTTGCACGCCGAGGAGTTCCAGAAAGTCTCCGCGCGGGCTGCGGCATTCCATGACCAGTTCACCCAGACCCTGAGCAACGGCGCCAACGCGTACGCGAGCGCGGAGGCCTCGAGTGCCGCGGTGTTGTCGTCGGTTGCGCTCGCCGCGCCGGCGGCAGACGACAATCCGTGGACTTTTCTCGTCCAGCTGGGTGCGCTGATCCTGACCCCGCCGATATTTCTCGCGTTGCTGGGCTTCGCGTCGACTCTCCTGGCGACCTATTGGGCCGCGATGCTATTCAGCAACATCGTGCTGGGGAACGCCTAA
- a CDS encoding 2-oxo acid dehydrogenase subunit E2: protein MTETTSAIPFSVWRKIAMATWRPRTDPTISATIDVEAGQLLDYIDQVRHATGQHITPVDLVGRAAGKVVEALPGLNGRVVFGSFVPSPTVDCFFVVSLRTDPVSGVEAARTDLSGTVVRRINEKPPWAIAKELADRAGRIRDDHDPQFKKMKAMVKGLPPLLLRPLMAGVGFVTESLQLALPFTGLEARPYGSILVSNVGTYGLDSAAAPVPTFCHVPITILLGAVTDKVLARDGQPVVRPVLPLTINLDHRFVDGYQAATMARIFREYLADPAAFDPVPAQNPLGDSARSEEKSPVTA from the coding sequence ATGACTGAGACCACGTCGGCAATCCCGTTCTCCGTCTGGCGGAAGATCGCCATGGCGACCTGGCGTCCCAGGACAGACCCGACGATCTCGGCCACCATCGACGTCGAAGCCGGTCAATTGCTCGACTACATCGACCAGGTTCGGCACGCGACCGGCCAGCACATCACGCCCGTAGACCTGGTGGGTCGGGCTGCCGGCAAGGTCGTCGAAGCCCTCCCAGGGCTCAACGGCCGGGTCGTGTTCGGTAGCTTCGTGCCCTCCCCCACCGTCGATTGCTTCTTCGTGGTGTCGCTTCGCACCGATCCCGTATCCGGCGTCGAGGCAGCCAGGACCGATCTGTCGGGCACCGTTGTCCGCCGCATCAACGAGAAGCCGCCCTGGGCGATCGCCAAGGAGCTGGCCGACCGCGCCGGGCGCATCCGCGACGATCATGACCCGCAGTTCAAGAAGATGAAGGCCATGGTCAAAGGGCTGCCGCCGCTACTGCTTCGTCCCCTGATGGCGGGCGTGGGATTCGTCACCGAGAGCCTGCAGTTGGCTCTTCCCTTCACCGGACTCGAAGCCCGCCCGTACGGATCCATACTGGTCAGCAACGTGGGGACCTACGGCCTGGATTCGGCCGCCGCCCCGGTGCCGACGTTCTGCCACGTGCCCATCACGATCCTGCTGGGTGCCGTGACCGACAAGGTGTTGGCTCGAGACGGTCAACCCGTCGTTCGTCCGGTGCTACCGCTGACGATCAATCTGGACCACCGCTTCGTCGACGGCTACCAGGCGGCGACGATGGCCCGCATCTTTCGTGAGTACCTGGCCGATCCCGCCGCCTTCGACCCGGTGCCTGCTCAAAACCCGTTGGGCGACTCCGCAAGGTCGGAGGAAAAGAGCCCGGTGACCGCCTAA
- a CDS encoding serine/threonine-protein kinase, with protein sequence MPFKNGEVFAGYVIERLLGTGGMGEVYLAQHPRLPRHDALKVLSLAATSDQEFQARFKREAELAATLWHPHIVGVLDRGEFNGRLWISMEYVDGMDAGQLVRDRHPDGMPERDVAEIVTAVADALDFGHDRRLLHRDVKPENILVAAADGQRRRVLLTDFGIARKIDDVSNLTEANVAVGTISYVAPEQLLGKPLDGRADQYALAATTFFLLTGAPPFLDSNRAVVLSHHLNSPPPRISQRRPELAHLDAVLAKALAKDPHKRYPTCADFARALTQAGQTESPGSAERPTTQRLERLVVSGTARAVQSSPVGVDDVGTLSVHVVPHEPLEDLPALLPVEIQTDLVPGQLTDGDEIEVTGMWDGEILDADKIVNLSAGARPRRPRPQPPATSPTAPMASSPKRRKVWVLAAVAVIAVIALTAGGLFYFTHGRGRQTRPGPIVKPVSATVFSPDGTPDNPQDAKLAIDGNPDTGWSTVTYTDAVPFPRFIQGMGLMLHLSEPTALSTVMLDVPSTGTQVQIRSSPTEKPAKLADTTELAPTATLLPGRNRITVTNQTKTSNVLVWISTLGSTNGQSRTELSDVTLQAAG encoded by the coding sequence ATGCCGTTCAAAAACGGCGAGGTCTTCGCTGGCTACGTGATCGAGCGCCTGCTCGGCACTGGCGGGATGGGCGAGGTCTATCTCGCCCAGCACCCGCGTCTGCCACGTCACGACGCGCTGAAGGTTCTGTCCCTGGCAGCCACCTCCGACCAGGAGTTTCAGGCGCGGTTCAAGCGTGAAGCCGAATTGGCCGCGACGCTGTGGCATCCCCATATCGTCGGCGTCCTCGACCGGGGTGAATTCAACGGCCGGTTGTGGATCTCGATGGAATACGTGGACGGCATGGATGCCGGCCAGCTGGTGCGCGACCGCCACCCGGACGGCATGCCCGAACGAGATGTCGCGGAAATCGTGACCGCGGTGGCCGATGCACTGGACTTCGGCCATGATCGCCGTCTGCTTCATCGCGATGTCAAGCCGGAGAACATCCTGGTGGCGGCAGCCGACGGCCAGCGGCGCAGGGTGTTGTTGACCGACTTCGGCATCGCCCGCAAGATCGACGACGTCAGCAACCTGACCGAGGCCAACGTCGCCGTCGGGACCATCAGCTACGTTGCCCCCGAGCAACTCCTGGGCAAGCCGCTGGACGGCCGGGCGGACCAGTATGCGCTGGCCGCCACCACCTTTTTCCTGCTGACCGGCGCTCCGCCGTTCCTGGACTCCAATCGCGCGGTGGTGCTCAGCCACCACCTCAATTCACCGCCGCCGCGGATATCGCAGCGCCGTCCCGAGCTGGCGCACCTGGACGCCGTGCTGGCGAAGGCGCTGGCCAAGGACCCGCACAAGCGTTACCCGACGTGCGCCGACTTCGCCCGGGCGCTGACGCAAGCCGGTCAGACCGAAAGCCCCGGCTCTGCCGAGCGTCCGACGACCCAGCGGCTCGAGCGTCTCGTCGTCAGCGGCACCGCACGCGCCGTGCAGTCCAGCCCGGTCGGTGTCGATGACGTCGGCACCCTGTCGGTGCACGTGGTGCCGCACGAACCGCTCGAGGACCTGCCGGCTCTTCTTCCGGTCGAGATTCAGACCGATCTGGTCCCAGGTCAACTCACCGACGGGGACGAAATCGAGGTCACGGGCATGTGGGACGGCGAGATCCTCGACGCCGACAAGATCGTCAACCTCTCCGCCGGCGCGCGCCCGAGGCGCCCGCGGCCCCAGCCGCCCGCGACATCGCCCACAGCGCCGATGGCCTCGTCGCCCAAGAGGCGCAAGGTGTGGGTCCTGGCAGCCGTGGCGGTGATCGCCGTCATCGCGCTGACCGCCGGTGGTCTGTTCTACTTCACCCACGGACGCGGCCGGCAGACGCGGCCGGGACCCATCGTCAAGCCGGTGAGCGCCACGGTGTTTTCTCCCGACGGCACGCCGGACAACCCACAGGACGCCAAACTGGCGATCGACGGCAATCCCGACACGGGATGGTCCACGGTGACCTACACCGACGCCGTCCCCTTCCCTAGGTTCATCCAGGGCATGGGCCTGATGCTGCACCTGTCCGAACCCACCGCGCTCAGTACGGTGATGCTCGACGTGCCCAGTACGGGTACACAGGTACAGATCCGATCGTCCCCCACCGAGAAGCCGGCCAAGCTCGCGGATACGACTGAACTGGCGCCCACCGCGACGCTGCTACCCGGTCGCAACCGCATCACGGTGACGAACCAGACGAAGACGTCGAATGTGCTGGTGTGGATCTCCACCCTGGGCTCCACCAACGGCCAGAGCCGCACCGAACTCTCCGATGTCACCCTGCAGGCGGCCGGCTAG